CGAAGATGCCGCCGGGGCGCAGCGCCGCCGCCACGTTGTTCAGCGCGGCCCGGTAACGGACGTCGTCGGTGATGTGGAAGAGCATGTCCATGGCCGAGACCGCGTCGAACGAGCCCGGCTCCAGCACGTCACCTGGCTCGGCGATGTCCAGCTCGTGGAACTCCACCCCCGGGAAGCGCCCACGCAGCCGCTCCACCGCCGCCGCCGTGAGGTCGCAGCCGACGATCGGCTTGACGCCCAGGCCCTGCCAGCGGCGCACGTAGAAGCCCGTGCCCGAGCCGATGTCGAGCACGCGGGAGCCGCGCAGGTCGAGCGGCAGGGTGGCGGCCTCGCGGTCGAAGACCTCCGCTCGCACACGGTACATCCAGGTGTTGAACGCCCGGCCGAGCGCCGCGTAGCCGACCCCGCTCTCGGTCCAGTCGGACTGCAGG
The nucleotide sequence above comes from Nonomuraea gerenzanensis. Encoded proteins:
- a CDS encoding class I SAM-dependent DNA methyltransferase produces the protein MKTHGELKGFWERRLQSDWTESGVGYAALGRAFNTWMYRVRAEVFDREAATLPLDLRGSRVLDIGSGTGFYVRRWQGLGVKPIVGCDLTAAAVERLRGRFPGVEFHELDIAEPGDVLEPGSFDAVSAMDMLFHITDDVRYRAALNNVAAALRPGGIFVLSENFLQRPEQRGDHQVNRTLPWINRALGEAGFDVMRRLPMLVLMNAQVDANSVWRKLWGGLLRAVTLSERTGALAGSLLYPLERRLVRVLRESPTTELMICRRR